The Planifilum fimeticola genomic sequence CTCCGGGCGCTGATGCCCAACAGAAAGCCACCAGGGCGGATCCTAATCCGATCCACATTCGAGATATTCAACACAATATATAACATGGCGATAAAATCAAAATGCTTCAACAGCCATCCCGGTGCGCTTGTCAACATAAAAAGCCCGCCCCCGCTCCGATCGAAGAGCGAAGGGCAGGCTATTCTGTCGCCCTCTATTGAAGGCCCGCCTCCACTTCCTTCACCATCTCGCCGAGGGAGACCAAGCCGCCGCCGGACAGATACCAGTAGTTCGGATCCAGATACACGATGTTTTTGTCCTTGTAGGCTTTGGTCCCTTTCACCAGATCGTTGTTCAGCACCTGCTCGGCCGGCTGGCCTCCTTCACCGCTGACCACTTTGTCCCGGTCGATCACGAAGAGATAGTCGGGGTTTTTCTCGGCGATGTACTCGAAGGAAACGCTCATCCCGTGGGTGGCGGCCTTGATGTTCTTGTCCACCGGCTTGACGCCCAGGACGTCATGAATCAGTCCGAAGCGGGAGCCCGGCCCGTAAGCGCTTGTTTTTCCGCCGGTCGTGAGAATGATCAACGCTTTTTTGTCGCTGGCCGAGGCCTTTTCCTTTACCTTCTCGATGGTCTCGTTGATGGCCTCCAGTTCCTTCTCCACTTCCGCTTCCTTGCCGAAGATTTTCCCCAGGGTCTCCATGTTTTCCGTGAAGGACTCCATGTAGCGGCTGGTATCCACGCCCATGTAAATGGTCGGGGCGATTTTGGAAAACTCCTCGTACTGATCCGACTGCCGAGCCGAAATGATGATCAATTCCGGACCGAGGGAGCTGACCTTTTCAAAATCCGGCTCCTTCAGACTGCCCACGTTGGCATAGTCGCCGGCCCCATACTTTTTCAGATAAGGGGGAACGTTGGCCTGAGGAACCCCGGCCACCTCCACGCCCAGTTTATCCAGCGAGTCCAGCACGCCGAAGTCGAAGACCACCACGTTTTTCGGGTTTTTCTTCACCTTTGTCTCGCCCAGCTGATGTTTGACGACGATTTCTTCCCCTTCCTGCGAAGCGGAATCCTCCCGGGCCGTATTGGCGGAGGAGCCGCAGGCGGCCAAAGAGAGCACCAGCATCAGCATCAATGTACCGAGAAACAGTTTGCGCAGACGAACCATCTCGATCCTCCCCTTCTCTTATAGGAACTCACCGGAAGCCCCCCGGTTCATCCCTTCACGTGTAATAGATGGACAGGCGATTGTCGTCCACTTCCTGAATTTTGATGTTCATGTCAAACACGTCCCTCAACACGTCAGGCTGAATCATATCGCAGGTCGGCCCTTCATGGAGCACCTTTCCGCCTCTCATGGCGATGATGTAATCCGAGTAGAAAGAGGCGAAGTTGATGTCGTGAAGGACCAGCACGATCGTCTTTCCCAGATCGTCCACCATTTTGCGCAGGGTCTTCATGATCTGGACCGAGTGTTTCATGTCCAGGTTGTTCAACGGTTCGTCCAACAGGATATAGTCGGTGTTTTGGGCCAGCACCATGGCGATGAACGCCCGTTGCCGCTGGCCGCCGCTCAATTGGTCGAGGAACCGATCCTGCAGATCCTCCAGCTCCATGTACTCGATGGCCCGCTCGACGTGCATCCAGTCTTCCTTCGTCAAACGCCCCCGGGAATAGGGGAAGCGTCCGAAGCTGACCAGCTCCCGCACCTTCAGCCGGATCTGGAGGTGGTTGGACTGTTTCAGAATCGACAGCTTTTTGGCCAGTTCGTTATTCTTGACGCTCCCCAGTTCCCGACCGTCGATCCGGATCTCCCCCTCATCCTTCGGCACCAGACGGCTGATCATGGACAGCAGCGTGCTCTTTCCGGCGCCGTTGGGGCCGATCAGCGAAGTGATCTTCCCCCGGGGGATGTTGACCGAGACGGCATCGACGACCGCACGACCCCCGTACCGTTTGGTCACGTTTTGCACCTCTACCATGATTTACTCTCCCTCAACAAGAGATAGATGAAGTAAATGCCGCCGAAGAAGTTGATGATCACACTGATGGTGGTGGAAAAGGTGAAGAGGCGTTCAACCGCCCACTGCCCCCCGACCAACATCACCACGGCGATCAACGCGGCGGCGGCAATCACCGGCCGGTGGCGGTACGTGGACAGGAGATGGTAGGCGACATTGGCGACGATGAGCCCCAGGAAGGTGATCGGTCCCACCAGCGCCGTGGCGACGGATACCAGGGCGGCCACGATGATAAACAGCCGGGACACGACATAATCGTAATCCACCCCCAAGTTGACCGCATGATCCCGGCCCAGCGCCAGGACGTCCAAGAACCGAGCGAAACGCAGGAAGTACAAAAGCACGACGGCGACCGTCACCATGGAAACCCACAGCAAATCGGTGTGGATGTTGTTGAAGCCGGCGAACATCCGGTCCTGGATGACGAGAAATTCGTTGGGGTCGATGAGCATCTGCATGAACGACGTGGCGCTGCGGAAAAGGGTGCCCATGATAACCCCGACCAGGAGGACAAAAAAGATGTTTTTCTCCTCACGGCGGAACAGCAGACGGTACAATAGGACGGAAAACAGCACCATCAAACCGGCGGACATCAAGAACCGCACATTGTCGTCCATGAAGACAAAGGCTTGAGATCCGAACAGGAACACGATCGTCGCGTTGATAAACAGGTACAGGGCATCCAGCCCGATGATGGACGGGGTAAGAATCCGGTTGTTGGTGATGGTCTGAAAGACGACCGTGGAAAAGGCGATGGTCACGCCGGTCATGATGATGGCGGCCAGCTTCGCCGCCCTTCTCGGGACGATGTAATCCAGATTGCCGCTGAGGTGAGTCAGCATAAACAACGCAACGCATCCGAGGGCGACCGCGGCAAGGAGGGTCAGTTTGGTCCGATCACCCATGGCCCCGACTCCTCAACAGCAGGTACAGGAACACCCCGCTGCCGATGATCCCGACGGTCAGCCCGATGGGGATCTCATAGGGATATATGAGAATCCGCCCGAGGATGTCGCAGACCAGGAGGAAAACCGACCCCAGCAAGGCCGTGAGAAAGAGATTCTGCCGCAAATGAGCCCCCCGCAGGATGGTCACGATGTTCGGTATGATCAATCCCAAAAATGGAATCACCCCGACGGTCAGAATGACGGCGGCCGTCACCATGGCGACGATGACCATTCCGATATTCACCACCTGCCGGTAATCAAGTCCCAGATTGACGGAAAATTCCTCGCCCATGCCGGCGATCGTGAAGCGGTCGGCGTACAGATAGGCGATGACGATCAGCGGGATGCTGATGTACATCATTTCGTACCGCCCGCTGACGATCATGGAAAAATCGCCGTAAAACCAGGCTCCGATGCTTTGGATCAAGTCATGCTTGTAGGCGAAAAAGGTGGTGACGGAATCGATCACATTGCCCAGCATCAGGCCGACCAGAGCGATGAAGACGGCATTTTTGAACCGGATGCGCGCCAGGATTTTCATGAAGAGAAAGGTCCCCAGAAGAGCGAACAGAAACGCCAACAACATTTTTTGCAGAGTGGTGGCCGCGCCGAACAACATCAGGGACACCAGAATGCCCAGCCGGGCCGAATCCTCCGTTCCCGCCGTGGTGGGTGAAACGAACCGGTTCCGGCTCAATTGCTGCATGATGAGACCGACGATCCCCATGCTGGCGCCCGCGATGATCAGGCTGATCAGCCGGGGAACGCGACTGACCCACAGGATCTGCCACTGGTCTTCATCCCCTTGGAGCAAACCGGTCAGTTGGATCTCTTTGACCCCGACAAACAGGGACAGCACGGAAAGAATAAGCAAAACCGGGATGAGAAACCTTTTTTTCAACATAATCTGGCCCGTTTCCTCTATGCTGTACGCAATCACGCGCTCTTTCCTTTCAGTCGTCCTATCGGCTTCTACATGATAGAGAGAATCATTCTCATCTCATGTGGAAAAAAATAAGCTCCTCCTGCCTCCCCCCCCGATTTCATATTGGGATCCCATCCACGATTATATTGATAATGATTCTCATCGTCAATGACAAAGTTGTAAAACAAATTGTGAAAAAATGGCCAAAGGGCGTCAGCCGGTGTTCGAGTTTCCGCTACGGTCCACATTGGACGGCGGGGCGAGCGGTGATCCAAATCCTGCCCGAACGTCAAAGAAAGCCCCTGCCCCGGGAGTCTGTGAAGGAGGGACATGAAAGTCTGATAAAATAATCATGCGGGTCCGGTAAAGGAAACCTATCATCTCAACCAGGAAAGGAAGGACATGCCGTGAATATCGCCGTACTATATGCCAGCTCCCGCAGAGGCGGAAATTCCGAACGCTTGGCGAAGGTGCTGGTCGAAGGAATGGACGTCGACTCCCTTTTCTTGACCGATTATCGGATCGAACCGATCATCGACTATCGGCATACGGAGCCGGGATCCTATCCCGAGGATGATTACCGGAAACTGTTGGACCGGGTGCTCAAGCAGGACCTCCTGATCTTTGCCACCCCCATCTACTGGTACGGAATGCCGGGACCTTTGAAGCTCTTCATCGACCGCTGGTCCCAATCTCTGCGGGAAAACCGGAAAGAATTCCTGGACCGGATGACGGGAAAACGGGCGTATGTGCTGGCTGTAGGCGATGATGACCCCCATGTGAAGGGAAGGGCCTTGATTGAGCAATTCCGGCACATCTTCGATTTCGTCGGCATCCGGTTCGCCGGCCATGTGATCGGACGGGGAAACCGCCCCGGGGACATCGAACAGGATGCCGAAGCACTCTCCGCCGCGCGGGAGATCAGGAGCCGGATCCTGGCCGAAATGGAGGCCGGATCCCACCGCTAATCACAAAAAAACCAGGGTGCCGAGACGGCACCCTTTTATGATCGCTTTTCCGCAATCCATAACGATTCAATTGATGAACGGTGTAGAAGGCTTCGGCCATCGCCTGGATCGAGATGTCTCCGATCCCGGCCCGGTTTTCCCGAATGTAATCGACGATTTGGTCATCGGTGTCATTCAGCTTGTCCTCATTCAGTTGCACTCTTTCCTCAAACCTCATGAAAAGAACCCCCGTATCCCGCTCGGTCGACCTCGGCCCGCATGGTCCATCCGCGGCTTCGTCGTCTCCTTTGTCTATTGTAACCAACCGCCGAGGACCGGGCGAAAGAACGTCCCTGCGGATGCATCCCGACACGGGCGATGTCCCCGCCGGCTAACACCGCGCCGAGGGATGCGGCCCGCCCCGTCCGCGCCAAAAAATCAGGCGCCGGACAAGGGCGTCCCCTTCCCTCTACCATATCCCCAGCTGGCGGGGGGCCAGCCCCTCGAAGGTGAGCCCCATCATGTCGATCAGCTCTTTGGCGTTGGGGGCCGCGTCCCCCTGGGAGTTGTTGTTGAAGAGGATGGTGACCTGCCTGGCTTCCCGCTTCATCGCTTCGATGCGGGGAATCCACTCGGCCAGCTCCTCCCGGGAATAGCGGTAGGCATAGCGGACTCCGCGCCAGTTGGAGCGGCCCGTGTTGTTCCATCCCTCCCGGTTGCGGCCGTGGAAACGAATCAAAACGGCATCGGGATGGGTGACGACGGGAACGACCGGGATGGAGCCCTCCCCGGCCTGGGGCTCGTCGCAGACGGTGTGGATCAGCCCCTCCTCCTGGAGAAAGCGGAGGGTCCCCTCGCGAAAGCGGGGTGCGTACCACGTCCGGTTGCGGAATTCGACGGCCAGGGGAAAATCAGCGAAGGCCTCCCGGCACCGCCGGATATGTCGGACGTGTTCCCGGGTGCAGTCGAACCACGGGGGAAACTGGAACAACACCATCGACAGCTTTCCCCCCTCTTGAAACGGCCGAAGCGCGGCGGCAAAGCTGTCGGCCACCTCCTTCCAGGGGCGTTCGGGCGCTCCCTTCGGTCGGCCGTGGCCGGTCAGCTCCCGGTAGGCCTTCACCACGAATCGGAAGGTCTCCGGCGTGTCCTCCACCCAGCGGGCGCACCGCTCAGCGGGAGGAATGGCGTGATAGGTGCTGTCCACCTCCACCACCGGAAAATGGCCGGCATAGAGGGCCAGCTTGTCCCGCGAGGGGGTCCCGGGCGGATACAGGTCGTGATCTCCCCAACCGCACACGCCCACTTGAATCGGATTCATCCGGCTCCCTCCCTGTCTCTGGTGAACTCATTCTATCACAGGAATCGAAATTTCGCCCCGACATGGCCTCCCTTTCCCTTGGGCGGCTTTAGTTATACAATAGATGAAAGAAACCGTTGACCCGGAACAGAAATAGCTCACACCGGGACACCCTGCCGTTGAGGAGGTTTCTAAAGTGGCCCGCCAGGTATTGTCGATCCGGGCGGCGGTGGTCGACCATCTCCGGCAGTACTGCATGAAACAGCTGCCCAACGAGGCGTGCGGAATATTGGCCGGACAGGATCAGGAGATCACCCACTTTTTTCCCATCCCGAACCTGGACCAAAGCCCCCACTCCTTTCAA encodes the following:
- a CDS encoding ABC transporter permease, with product MKKRFLIPVLLILSVLSLFVGVKEIQLTGLLQGDEDQWQILWVSRVPRLISLIIAGASMGIVGLIMQQLSRNRFVSPTTAGTEDSARLGILVSLMLFGAATTLQKMLLAFLFALLGTFLFMKILARIRFKNAVFIALVGLMLGNVIDSVTTFFAYKHDLIQSIGAWFYGDFSMIVSGRYEMMYISIPLIVIAYLYADRFTIAGMGEEFSVNLGLDYRQVVNIGMVIVAMVTAAVILTVGVIPFLGLIIPNIVTILRGAHLRQNLFLTALLGSVFLLVCDILGRILIYPYEIPIGLTVGIIGSGVFLYLLLRSRGHG
- a CDS encoding iron chelate uptake ABC transporter family permease subunit, whose translation is MGDRTKLTLLAAVALGCVALFMLTHLSGNLDYIVPRRAAKLAAIIMTGVTIAFSTVVFQTITNNRILTPSIIGLDALYLFINATIVFLFGSQAFVFMDDNVRFLMSAGLMVLFSVLLYRLLFRREEKNIFFVLLVGVIMGTLFRSATSFMQMLIDPNEFLVIQDRMFAGFNNIHTDLLWVSMVTVAVVLLYFLRFARFLDVLALGRDHAVNLGVDYDYVVSRLFIIVAALVSVATALVGPITFLGLIVANVAYHLLSTYRHRPVIAAAALIAVVMLVGGQWAVERLFTFSTTISVIINFFGGIYFIYLLLRESKSW
- a CDS encoding siderophore ABC transporter substrate-binding protein, whose translation is MRKLFLGTLMLMLVLSLAACGSSANTAREDSASQEGEEIVVKHQLGETKVKKNPKNVVVFDFGVLDSLDKLGVEVAGVPQANVPPYLKKYGAGDYANVGSLKEPDFEKVSSLGPELIIISARQSDQYEEFSKIAPTIYMGVDTSRYMESFTENMETLGKIFGKEAEVEKELEAINETIEKVKEKASASDKKALIILTTGGKTSAYGPGSRFGLIHDVLGVKPVDKNIKAATHGMSVSFEYIAEKNPDYLFVIDRDKVVSGEGGQPAEQVLNNDLVKGTKAYKDKNIVYLDPNYWYLSGGGLVSLGEMVKEVEAGLQ
- a CDS encoding ABC transporter ATP-binding protein codes for the protein MVEVQNVTKRYGGRAVVDAVSVNIPRGKITSLIGPNGAGKSTLLSMISRLVPKDEGEIRIDGRELGSVKNNELAKKLSILKQSNHLQIRLKVRELVSFGRFPYSRGRLTKEDWMHVERAIEYMELEDLQDRFLDQLSGGQRQRAFIAMVLAQNTDYILLDEPLNNLDMKHSVQIMKTLRKMVDDLGKTIVLVLHDINFASFYSDYIIAMRGGKVLHEGPTCDMIQPDVLRDVFDMNIKIQEVDDNRLSIYYT
- a CDS encoding DUF72 domain-containing protein, translated to MNPIQVGVCGWGDHDLYPPGTPSRDKLALYAGHFPVVEVDSTYHAIPPAERCARWVEDTPETFRFVVKAYRELTGHGRPKGAPERPWKEVADSFAAALRPFQEGGKLSMVLFQFPPWFDCTREHVRHIRRCREAFADFPLAVEFRNRTWYAPRFREGTLRFLQEEGLIHTVCDEPQAGEGSIPVVPVVTHPDAVLIRFHGRNREGWNNTGRSNWRGVRYAYRYSREELAEWIPRIEAMKREARQVTILFNNNSQGDAAPNAKELIDMMGLTFEGLAPRQLGIW
- a CDS encoding flavodoxin family protein, which gives rise to MNIAVLYASSRRGGNSERLAKVLVEGMDVDSLFLTDYRIEPIIDYRHTEPGSYPEDDYRKLLDRVLKQDLLIFATPIYWYGMPGPLKLFIDRWSQSLRENRKEFLDRMTGKRAYVLAVGDDDPHVKGRALIEQFRHIFDFVGIRFAGHVIGRGNRPGDIEQDAEALSAAREIRSRILAEMEAGSHR